In the genome of Myxococcus stipitatus, one region contains:
- a CDS encoding exodeoxyribonuclease III, which yields MRVVSWNVNGLRSAHGKGFLPWLASAKAQVVGVQEVRARADQLPDEVRTPSRWKTHFNPAERPGYSGVGLFSRQEPDEMETRLGVPAMDSEGRLQLARFGKLTVANVYFPNGNGKDRDLSRIPFKLDFYRRLFSALEKPLRDGGRVLVMGDFNTAHQDIDLARPRENRETSGFRPEEREELDRWLRAGWVDTFRHFQKDGGHYSWWSQRFGVREKNIGWRIDYVLASPGAMAYVKRAAIHPDVSGSDHCPVSVDLDPAVR from the coding sequence GTGCGAGTGGTTTCCTGGAACGTGAATGGCCTGCGCTCGGCCCATGGCAAGGGCTTCCTGCCGTGGTTGGCGAGCGCCAAGGCCCAGGTGGTGGGAGTGCAGGAGGTGCGAGCGCGCGCCGACCAGCTCCCCGACGAGGTGCGGACGCCGTCCCGGTGGAAGACGCACTTCAATCCCGCGGAGCGCCCCGGCTACAGCGGGGTGGGCCTGTTCTCCCGGCAGGAGCCGGACGAGATGGAGACCCGCCTGGGCGTCCCGGCGATGGACTCCGAGGGACGGCTCCAGCTGGCCCGCTTCGGCAAGCTCACGGTGGCCAACGTCTACTTCCCCAATGGCAACGGGAAGGACCGGGACCTGAGCCGCATCCCCTTCAAGCTGGATTTCTACCGGCGCCTGTTCTCCGCCCTGGAGAAGCCGCTGCGCGACGGCGGGCGCGTGCTGGTGATGGGCGACTTCAACACGGCGCATCAGGACATCGACCTGGCGCGGCCCCGGGAGAACCGCGAGACGAGCGGCTTCCGCCCGGAGGAGCGCGAGGAGCTGGACCGGTGGCTCCGCGCGGGGTGGGTCGACACCTTCCGGCACTTCCAGAAGGACGGCGGCCACTATTCCTGGTGGAGTCAGCGTTTTGGCGTGCGGGAGAAGAACATCGGCTGGCGGATCGACTATGTCCTGGCGTCGCCGGGAGCCATGGCCTACGTGAAGCGCGCCGCCATCCACCCCGACGTGTCGGGTTCGGACCACTGCCCGGTGAGCGTGGACCTGGACCCGGCGGTCCGTTGA
- a CDS encoding FAD-dependent oxidoreductase: protein MSKSMICSCEDVTADDVRHAVSRGYCDVESVKRYTGFGTGICQGKSCLSAVASLLEKEKALKPDAVVPFTPRPPLFPTELSLLASAPVDESLPPIGGVPQEVDAFPKALRPEGPVPAKAKVVIIGGGVMGLALAYNLARSGETDVVVLERGYLCAGASGRNGGGVRMQWGTPALVELAKRSIDVMKGFAREMGINVWLRQGGYLFLARKPEVAKRLERNVALHNRYGVPTRLVTPDAARDIVPGLTMKGCVAASFNPEDGVIFPWPFLWGYAQGCRKKGVRVETYTEVTGFEVSGGQVRKVKTDRGDIACDTVVLASGAWSPQVAKLVGVELPNEPHRHEILSTEPLKPFLGPLVSVLDSGLYFSQSMRGEIVGGMGDPKEPPGLNMGSTLRFVSRFAHALMEQLPQVGHVKVLRQWAGCYDVTPDNNPILGRTPGLDNLLQMSGFVGHGFMMAPAVAERMAAWMITGESDELFTRFNLRRFAEGTLEREDMIIG from the coding sequence ATGAGCAAGTCGATGATCTGCTCGTGCGAGGACGTCACCGCGGACGATGTGCGGCACGCCGTCTCGCGCGGGTATTGCGACGTGGAGTCGGTGAAGCGGTACACCGGTTTCGGCACCGGCATCTGCCAGGGCAAGAGCTGCCTGTCGGCGGTGGCCTCGCTGCTGGAGAAGGAGAAGGCGCTCAAGCCCGACGCGGTGGTGCCCTTCACGCCCCGCCCGCCCCTGTTCCCCACGGAGCTGAGCCTGCTGGCCAGCGCCCCCGTGGACGAGTCGCTGCCGCCCATCGGCGGCGTGCCCCAGGAAGTGGACGCCTTCCCCAAGGCACTGCGGCCCGAGGGCCCCGTCCCCGCCAAGGCCAAGGTGGTCATCATCGGCGGCGGCGTCATGGGACTGGCGCTCGCGTACAACCTGGCGCGCTCGGGTGAGACGGACGTGGTGGTGCTGGAGCGCGGCTACCTGTGCGCGGGCGCGTCCGGCCGCAATGGCGGCGGCGTGCGCATGCAGTGGGGCACCCCCGCGCTGGTGGAGCTGGCCAAGCGCTCCATCGACGTGATGAAGGGCTTCGCCCGGGAGATGGGCATCAACGTCTGGCTGCGCCAGGGCGGCTACCTCTTCCTCGCGCGCAAGCCGGAAGTGGCCAAGCGGCTGGAGCGCAACGTCGCGCTACACAACCGCTACGGCGTGCCCACGCGGCTCGTCACCCCGGACGCGGCGCGCGACATCGTCCCGGGCCTCACGATGAAGGGCTGCGTGGCGGCCTCCTTCAATCCCGAGGACGGCGTCATCTTCCCCTGGCCCTTCCTGTGGGGCTACGCGCAGGGCTGCCGCAAGAAGGGCGTCCGCGTGGAGACGTACACGGAGGTCACCGGCTTCGAGGTCAGCGGTGGCCAGGTGCGCAAGGTGAAGACGGACCGCGGCGACATCGCCTGCGACACGGTGGTGCTCGCGTCGGGCGCGTGGAGTCCGCAGGTGGCGAAGCTCGTGGGTGTGGAGCTGCCCAACGAGCCGCACCGCCACGAAATCCTCAGCACCGAGCCCCTCAAGCCCTTCCTGGGGCCGCTGGTGTCCGTGCTCGACTCGGGCCTGTATTTCAGCCAGTCCATGCGCGGCGAAATCGTGGGCGGCATGGGCGACCCGAAGGAGCCGCCCGGGCTCAACATGGGCAGCACCCTGCGCTTCGTGTCCCGCTTCGCCCATGCGCTCATGGAGCAGCTCCCCCAGGTGGGCCACGTGAAGGTCCTCCGCCAGTGGGCCGGCTGCTACGACGTGACGCCGGACAACAACCCCATCCTCGGCCGCACCCCGGGGCTGGACAACCTCCTGCAGATGTCCGGCTTCGTCGGCCACGGCTTCATGATGGCCCCCGCCGTCGCCGAGCGCATGGCGGCGTGGATGATCACCGGCGAGTCCGATGAGCTCTTCACCCGCTTCAACCTGCGCCGCTTCGCCGAGGGCACCCTGGAGCGCGAGGACATGATCATCGGCTGA
- a CDS encoding SDR family NAD(P)-dependent oxidoreductase: protein MRPPIDHGTVLITGASEGIAQELARLLSRRVRTLVLVDRDVERLKPLREELLSVYPTLGVILERCDVSEAREVDTLLASLESHFVRVDVLVNTAALGGRGLFAQVSWSGLEALLRANVWVPSLLTHRLVVPMLERGRGGVLNIGSGAAQLFLPGAAMFAATQRFLDGFTESLRLEVEGRGVVVTRVAPGPLGDEDEALSPFFQISARRCARDALAAFERGEPLVYPGWGHRWVMRLLPLLPRALKRSLGRLVLRGVKGGGGPSGPGVVPVGLASPGMLAREPTPA, encoded by the coding sequence ATGCGTCCTCCCATTGACCACGGCACGGTCCTCATCACCGGTGCGTCGGAGGGAATCGCGCAGGAGCTTGCCCGGCTGTTGTCGCGGCGCGTCCGCACGCTGGTCCTGGTGGACCGGGACGTGGAGCGGCTCAAGCCCCTGCGCGAGGAGCTGCTCTCCGTCTACCCGACGCTCGGCGTCATCCTGGAGCGCTGCGACGTGAGCGAAGCCCGCGAGGTCGACACGCTCCTGGCCTCCCTGGAGTCGCACTTCGTCCGCGTGGATGTGCTGGTGAACACGGCGGCCCTGGGCGGCCGAGGCCTCTTCGCCCAGGTGTCCTGGAGTGGGCTGGAGGCGCTGCTGCGCGCGAATGTGTGGGTGCCCTCGCTGCTGACCCACCGCCTGGTGGTTCCCATGCTGGAGCGAGGCCGGGGTGGGGTGCTGAACATCGGCTCCGGGGCGGCGCAGCTCTTCCTGCCCGGGGCCGCGATGTTCGCCGCCACCCAGCGCTTCCTCGACGGCTTCACGGAGTCGCTGCGGCTGGAGGTGGAGGGGCGCGGCGTCGTCGTCACGCGCGTGGCTCCGGGGCCGCTCGGCGACGAGGACGAGGCCCTGTCGCCCTTCTTCCAGATCTCCGCGCGGCGCTGCGCCAGGGACGCGCTTGCGGCGTTCGAGCGCGGCGAGCCCCTGGTGTACCCGGGCTGGGGGCACCGCTGGGTGATGCGGCTGTTGCCGCTGCTACCTCGCGCCCTGAAGCGGAGCCTGGGGCGCCTGGTGCTCCGGGGCGTGAAGGGCGGCGGTGGCCCGTCGGGGCCGGGCGTGGTGCCGGTGGGGCTCGCGTCGCCCGGGATGCTGGCGCGCGAGCCCACTCCGGCGTGA
- a CDS encoding trypsin-like serine peptidase, with protein sequence MIAKSMRALFLVGALSACGTEQAPDVPNADGTEPLQSQESTVIVGSVNWVSATTLTGTQRTRSRAVGYLSIPAVGSRCTAWLVSPDVIITNNHCIGSASEAVGARASFNYEDGVASASRVWYACATLIKTWSGDDMTALRCTATNGQLPGNVYGWLTVSSTNAATNASIYVVHQNCDYYTTSGCTPNKKSSPGVVKNANYSTTDLSYDADTLGGSSGSPVLSSSTHQVVGLHHIGLGGNSQGRGTANTGVKASRVKARLAEIGL encoded by the coding sequence ATGATCGCGAAGAGCATGCGTGCGTTGTTCCTGGTGGGTGCCCTGTCGGCGTGCGGTACGGAGCAGGCCCCGGACGTCCCGAACGCGGATGGCACCGAGCCGCTCCAGTCGCAGGAGTCCACCGTCATCGTCGGCTCTGTGAACTGGGTCAGCGCCACGACGCTGACGGGCACGCAGCGCACGCGCTCCCGGGCGGTGGGCTATCTGTCCATCCCGGCCGTGGGCTCGCGCTGCACCGCGTGGCTGGTGTCCCCCGACGTCATCATCACCAACAACCACTGCATCGGCAGCGCGTCCGAGGCCGTGGGTGCGCGCGCCTCGTTCAACTACGAGGACGGCGTCGCCTCCGCCAGCCGCGTCTGGTACGCGTGCGCCACGCTCATCAAGACGTGGTCCGGCGACGACATGACGGCGCTGCGCTGCACGGCGACGAACGGGCAGCTGCCCGGCAACGTGTACGGCTGGCTGACGGTGTCGAGCACCAACGCGGCCACCAACGCCAGCATCTACGTGGTGCACCAGAACTGCGACTACTACACGACGTCCGGCTGCACCCCGAACAAGAAGAGCTCTCCGGGCGTGGTGAAGAACGCGAACTACTCCACCACGGACCTGTCCTATGACGCGGACACGCTGGGTGGCTCCTCGGGCTCGCCGGTGCTCTCCTCCTCCACGCACCAGGTGGTTGGCCTGCACCACATCGGCCTGGGCGGCAACTCGCAGGGCCGCGGCACCGCCAACACGGGCGTGAAGGCCTCGCGCGTGAAGGCGCGCCTGGCCGAGATTGGCCTCTAG
- a CDS encoding lysophospholipid acyltransferase family protein yields the protein MNALLSIWTWIEVGIVALVGFFVQLAIAIVTLPFDRNRYAVGRCFRLVGVTAAKLTPFWRFRVHGDVPKHVHANTVVVSNHESNADPFLISHLPWEMKWLGKASLFKIPVVGWMMGIAGDIPVHRGDRDSATGAMARCKAWMKRGMPVMIFPEGTRSKTDELLPFKDGAFRLAIEQQADVLPLAVSGTRKALPKHSWRFSTSRGLVTVGTPISTKGMTMDDLERLKDLARTQILALRATLQPLTRDPASPGEPSAA from the coding sequence ATGAACGCACTGCTGTCCATCTGGACGTGGATTGAAGTTGGCATCGTCGCGCTGGTCGGCTTCTTCGTGCAGCTCGCCATCGCCATCGTCACGCTGCCCTTCGACCGGAACCGCTACGCCGTCGGGCGGTGCTTCCGGCTGGTGGGGGTCACCGCCGCGAAGCTGACCCCGTTCTGGCGCTTCCGGGTGCACGGCGACGTGCCGAAACACGTGCACGCGAACACGGTGGTGGTGAGCAACCACGAGTCCAACGCGGACCCGTTCCTCATCTCGCACCTGCCCTGGGAGATGAAGTGGCTGGGCAAGGCGAGCCTCTTCAAGATCCCCGTGGTGGGGTGGATGATGGGCATCGCTGGCGACATCCCGGTGCACCGGGGAGACCGCGATTCCGCCACCGGCGCCATGGCGCGCTGCAAGGCGTGGATGAAGCGGGGGATGCCCGTGATGATCTTCCCCGAGGGCACCCGCTCCAAGACGGATGAGCTGCTGCCCTTCAAGGACGGCGCGTTCCGGCTGGCCATCGAGCAGCAGGCGGATGTGTTGCCCCTGGCCGTGAGCGGGACTCGCAAGGCGCTGCCGAAGCACTCGTGGCGCTTCTCCACCTCGCGGGGGCTGGTGACGGTGGGCACGCCCATCTCCACGAAGGGGATGACGATGGACGACCTGGAGCGGCTCAAGGACCTGGCGCGCACGCAGATTCTCGCCCTGCGCGCCACCCTCCAGCCCCTCACCCGCGACCCGGCCTCACCCGGGGAGCCCAGCGCGGCGTAG
- a CDS encoding thrombospondin type 3 repeat-containing protein, producing MSWSFRALLAPLTALLLVSSACGDDDPPKKDPVCCEPDGGPGEPDGGHPEPDGGTNPGPGETVVMCPAADLAPPSTGSCTVESGDSARLFTGIILAPDKVYQGGQMLVDGAGTIQCVGCDCAKSPGASSATRVTCPQAVVSPGLINSHDHITFQTPPYVAASNADERYEHRHDWRKGNNSHTRVNQGKPVGADGIRWGELRQLMSGTTSVAGSGGMKGLLRNLDAPNSSETGSNQEGLGAGSGAEYQTFPLGDGDSGRELTSGCGYERIDSPSVIPALSAYLPHIAEGIEDSALNEFLCLSGQQSGGKDILSARTAVIHGIGLRAEDIQKMAGKGTSLIWSPRSNVSLYGDTAAVPLYKSLGVNVALGTDWLLSGSMNILRELRCADSLNTTRFNKALSDAETWAMVTANAAHAFQAARAGALAPGKVADVAIFRLNGHAASPHRAVIMAEAADVVLTMRGGKALYGDSALVSALGGTQCDTLDVCGAERAVCLQSEIGMSLSALSAANPGAYPLFSCQAPTNEPTCDPTRASTNSRFPASVAGSTRYADGPSAQDKDGDGIPDAQDNCPAVFNPIRPLDQGKQPDQDGDGVGDACDVCPFAPGTTECSRPNPSDADGDGIINAVDNCPTTANPDQADADGDGRGDVCDLCATANPGDMACPVSIYDVKQPAPGGGSAWVGQRVALTGLTVTGVGPTGFFAQVHPSEQGFRGVDYSGGFIFTKAAPASTVVVGARVDVSATVTNYFGQVQLEASSVTVLGPAATPVAPEAVVPAEATTGGSRARALEGVLVRVTKVEVTDIAPPPGGGDKAPTGEFEVTGSLRVNDYLHTFPIPAKGTQFASITGVLELRNDHSKIEPRSADDLVEGSGEATLVSLAPTGVFVRAGVNGPTFPEPLTVTLGAPAPQDLVVSVTSSNPAVSVANDQVVIPAGARSAVVVLSTAATHEPGQDKATLTATLAGVSLSATVRVLAAEEPSTLAMLTPELSDVRAGATVGFTVTLDVPPAVDTVVSLAVQPAELATVPAEIVVRANALTAKFDLVAAKVAGEGTVVATLGARSVSAKLKVQPAPTGPDHILISEVAPAGPSDASDEFVELFNPTSRVLDLSGWKLQYKSDKGENYLSSSLPAGTTVQPRGYLLVVHAKYSGSVTGDASWGTVFSLSASRTGGGNLRIGPPELGTGKNDPATVDAFAYGTGDSPEGSAFPSIPVAAGSFERKASVTSTSATMEDGTDALLGNGQDSGDNAADFVLRTKRQPQNASSPTE from the coding sequence ATGTCTTGGTCTTTCCGCGCATTGCTGGCGCCGCTCACGGCGCTACTTCTTGTCTCGTCTGCCTGCGGTGACGATGACCCCCCCAAGAAGGATCCTGTCTGTTGTGAGCCGGATGGCGGTCCCGGTGAGCCGGATGGTGGCCACCCGGAGCCGGACGGTGGGACGAACCCGGGGCCGGGTGAGACGGTCGTGATGTGCCCCGCGGCGGACCTGGCTCCGCCGTCGACGGGCTCCTGCACGGTGGAGTCGGGTGATTCGGCCCGGCTGTTCACGGGCATCATCCTGGCGCCGGACAAGGTCTACCAGGGCGGGCAGATGCTCGTGGATGGCGCGGGCACCATCCAGTGCGTCGGCTGTGATTGCGCGAAGTCGCCGGGGGCTTCCTCGGCCACGCGCGTGACGTGTCCCCAGGCGGTGGTGTCGCCGGGCCTCATCAACTCGCACGACCACATCACGTTCCAGACGCCGCCCTATGTCGCGGCCTCCAACGCGGACGAGCGCTACGAGCACCGCCATGACTGGCGCAAGGGCAACAACAGCCACACGCGCGTCAACCAGGGCAAGCCGGTGGGCGCGGACGGCATCCGCTGGGGTGAGCTGCGGCAGCTCATGTCGGGCACCACGTCCGTGGCGGGCTCGGGCGGAATGAAGGGACTGCTGCGCAACCTGGATGCGCCCAACTCCTCGGAGACGGGCAGCAACCAGGAGGGCCTGGGCGCGGGCTCCGGCGCGGAGTACCAGACCTTCCCGCTGGGCGATGGCGACAGCGGGCGCGAGCTGACGAGCGGCTGTGGCTATGAGCGCATCGACTCGCCGTCGGTCATCCCGGCGCTGTCCGCCTACCTGCCGCACATCGCGGAGGGCATCGAGGACTCCGCCCTCAACGAGTTCCTGTGCCTGTCCGGCCAGCAGTCGGGTGGCAAGGACATCCTGAGCGCGCGCACGGCGGTCATCCACGGCATCGGCTTGCGCGCCGAAGACATCCAGAAGATGGCGGGGAAGGGCACCAGCCTCATCTGGTCGCCGCGCTCCAACGTGTCGCTCTATGGCGACACCGCCGCGGTGCCCCTCTACAAGTCCCTGGGCGTCAACGTGGCGCTGGGCACCGACTGGCTGCTGTCCGGCTCCATGAACATCCTGCGCGAGCTGCGGTGCGCGGACTCGCTGAACACGACGCGCTTCAACAAGGCCCTGAGCGACGCGGAGACGTGGGCGATGGTGACGGCCAACGCGGCGCACGCGTTCCAGGCCGCGCGCGCGGGCGCGCTGGCTCCGGGCAAGGTGGCGGACGTGGCCATCTTCCGCCTCAACGGGCACGCGGCCTCGCCGCACCGGGCCGTCATCATGGCCGAGGCCGCGGACGTGGTGTTGACGATGCGCGGTGGCAAGGCGCTCTATGGCGACTCGGCGCTCGTCTCCGCGCTGGGCGGCACGCAGTGCGACACGCTGGACGTGTGCGGAGCGGAGCGTGCGGTGTGCCTCCAGTCGGAGATCGGCATGTCGCTCTCCGCGCTGAGCGCGGCCAACCCCGGCGCCTATCCGCTGTTCTCCTGCCAGGCTCCGACGAACGAGCCCACGTGCGATCCCACCCGTGCCTCCACGAACTCGCGCTTCCCGGCCTCCGTGGCGGGCTCCACCCGCTACGCCGATGGCCCCTCGGCGCAGGACAAGGATGGCGACGGCATCCCGGATGCGCAGGACAACTGCCCGGCCGTCTTCAACCCCATCCGCCCGCTGGACCAGGGCAAGCAGCCGGACCAGGACGGCGACGGCGTCGGTGATGCGTGCGACGTGTGCCCGTTCGCTCCGGGCACCACGGAGTGCAGCCGCCCCAACCCGAGCGACGCGGACGGTGACGGCATCATCAACGCGGTGGACAACTGCCCCACCACGGCCAACCCGGACCAGGCCGACGCGGATGGCGATGGCCGCGGTGACGTGTGCGACCTCTGCGCGACGGCCAACCCCGGCGACATGGCCTGCCCGGTGTCCATCTACGACGTGAAGCAGCCGGCGCCGGGTGGCGGTTCCGCCTGGGTGGGCCAGCGCGTCGCGTTGACGGGCCTCACCGTCACCGGCGTGGGCCCCACGGGCTTCTTCGCGCAGGTGCATCCGTCCGAGCAGGGCTTCCGGGGCGTGGACTACTCCGGTGGCTTCATCTTCACGAAGGCCGCGCCCGCCAGCACCGTGGTGGTGGGGGCTCGCGTGGACGTCAGCGCGACGGTGACGAACTACTTCGGACAGGTGCAGCTCGAGGCGTCCTCCGTCACGGTGCTCGGCCCGGCGGCGACGCCCGTGGCTCCGGAGGCCGTGGTGCCCGCGGAGGCGACCACCGGTGGCTCGCGTGCGCGCGCGCTGGAAGGCGTGCTGGTGCGGGTGACGAAGGTGGAGGTGACCGACATCGCGCCTCCTCCGGGCGGCGGTGACAAGGCGCCGACGGGTGAGTTCGAGGTGACCGGCTCGCTGCGCGTCAACGACTACCTGCACACGTTCCCCATCCCCGCGAAGGGCACGCAGTTCGCGTCCATCACGGGCGTGCTGGAGCTGCGCAATGACCACTCGAAGATCGAGCCGCGCTCCGCGGACGACCTGGTGGAGGGCTCGGGCGAGGCGACGCTGGTCTCCCTGGCGCCCACGGGTGTGTTCGTGCGCGCGGGCGTCAACGGCCCCACGTTCCCGGAGCCGCTGACGGTGACGCTGGGCGCTCCGGCGCCGCAGGACCTGGTGGTGTCGGTGACGTCGTCCAACCCGGCGGTGTCCGTGGCGAACGACCAGGTGGTGATTCCCGCGGGGGCCCGGTCCGCCGTGGTCGTCCTGAGCACGGCCGCGACGCACGAGCCGGGCCAGGACAAGGCGACCCTGACCGCCACGCTGGCGGGCGTGTCGCTGAGCGCCACGGTGCGGGTGCTCGCGGCGGAGGAGCCCTCCACGCTGGCCATGCTCACGCCCGAGCTGTCGGACGTGCGCGCTGGCGCCACGGTCGGCTTCACGGTGACCCTGGACGTGCCGCCCGCGGTGGACACGGTGGTGAGCCTGGCGGTGCAGCCGGCGGAGCTGGCGACGGTGCCGGCTGAAATCGTGGTGCGGGCCAACGCGCTGACGGCGAAGTTCGACCTGGTCGCGGCGAAGGTCGCGGGCGAGGGCACCGTGGTGGCCACGCTCGGTGCGCGGTCCGTGTCGGCGAAGCTGAAGGTTCAGCCCGCGCCCACCGGTCCGGACCACATCCTCATCAGCGAGGTGGCGCCCGCCGGGCCCTCCGACGCGAGTGACGAGTTCGTCGAGCTGTTCAACCCGACCTCCCGCGTGCTGGACCTGTCCGGCTGGAAGCTCCAGTACAAGAGCGACAAGGGCGAGAACTACCTGTCGTCGTCGCTGCCGGCGGGGACGACCGTGCAGCCGCGTGGGTACCTCCTGGTGGTGCACGCGAAGTACTCGGGCAGCGTGACGGGGGACGCGAGCTGGGGGACGGTGTTCTCCCTGTCCGCCAGCCGCACCGGCGGCGGCAACCTGCGCATCGGTCCGCCGGAGCTGGGGACGGGCAAGAACGATCCGGCGACGGTGGATGCGTTCGCCTACGGCACCGGTGACTCTCCGGAGGGAAGCGCGTTCCCGTCGATTCCGGTGGCCGCGGGCTCGTTCGAGCGCAAGGCGTCCGTGACGTCGACGTCCGCCACGATGGAGGACGGGACGGATGCGCTGCTGGGCAACGGCCAGGACTCCGGCGACAACGCCGCTGACTTCGTGCTCCGGACGAAGCGGCAGCCGCAGAACGCCTCCAGCCCGACGGAGTAG
- a CDS encoding universal stress protein produces MAAPSRILVPVDLSEGSRSVVDYALHLASPFRASVDVVHAWEPPQYVAPDLLVAAPGWNSLSLEQVAMETANKELGNLLKQLGPPEVPLKHRVLVGEAASTILELAEKEGFDLIIMGTHGRRGLPRLLLGSVAQKVVSRATCPVLTLHVAADKK; encoded by the coding sequence ATGGCCGCGCCGTCTCGAATCCTGGTCCCCGTCGACTTGAGCGAAGGCTCGCGCTCCGTCGTCGACTACGCGCTGCACCTGGCCAGCCCCTTCAGGGCTTCCGTGGACGTGGTGCATGCCTGGGAGCCGCCCCAGTACGTGGCGCCCGACCTGCTGGTGGCCGCGCCAGGGTGGAACTCGCTCTCCCTGGAGCAGGTGGCGATGGAGACCGCGAACAAGGAGCTGGGCAACCTGCTCAAGCAGCTGGGCCCCCCGGAGGTCCCCCTCAAGCACCGGGTGCTCGTGGGCGAGGCCGCCTCCACCATCCTCGAGCTGGCGGAGAAGGAAGGCTTCGACCTCATCATCATGGGCACCCACGGACGGCGCGGCCTGCCCCGGCTCCTCCTGGGCAGCGTCGCGCAGAAGGTCGTCTCCCGCGCGACCTGCCCCGTCCTCACGCTGCACGTCGCGGCGGACAAGAAGTAG
- a CDS encoding 2Fe-2S iron-sulfur cluster-binding protein encodes MRRLPDASLRGKAITVDLEGESIPAIEGEPVACSLIAAGEPTLARSVKYHRPRGPFCFAAACSQCLMRVDGLPNVYTCRTPAREGMKLERQNAFPSAKVDVFETIDWFFPKGLDHHEMFAGVPVAETVMAKVARQLAGLGLLPKEEAPVAPPARTLRTRVAVVGAGAAGLAAARELTEKAIPFLLFEREDHLGGRLAHGAPEKDAPAITDAGALAKDSVFTRATALGLFDDEDGRYLAVGAWEPGGVRLLKVYAERFLLTPGGHPPTIPFENNDLPGVYAGRAASLLLRQYAVAPEVAALVGWGDELHALARLMEEHGVKVAAVVDLQGSPPAGGHPLATRGSEPKAHGLRHVSAFSFTTSEGGRRKVDCDAVLVSVPVSPSFELARQGGAKVTFDAGRGLFRVEADGQGRTEAQDVYVAGDVTGGGNARQAAEAGQRAARALVGGLS; translated from the coding sequence ATGCGACGCCTCCCAGATGCCTCGTTGCGCGGCAAGGCCATCACCGTGGACCTCGAGGGCGAGAGCATCCCCGCCATCGAAGGCGAGCCGGTGGCGTGCTCCCTGATCGCCGCGGGCGAGCCCACCCTTGCCCGTTCCGTGAAGTACCACCGCCCTCGCGGGCCCTTCTGTTTCGCCGCCGCGTGTTCGCAGTGTCTGATGCGGGTGGACGGCCTGCCCAACGTCTACACGTGCCGCACACCCGCTCGTGAAGGCATGAAGCTGGAGCGACAGAACGCCTTCCCCTCCGCGAAGGTGGATGTGTTCGAGACCATCGACTGGTTCTTCCCCAAGGGGCTGGACCACCACGAGATGTTCGCGGGGGTCCCCGTCGCGGAGACGGTGATGGCCAAGGTCGCCCGCCAGCTCGCGGGCCTGGGCCTGCTGCCCAAGGAAGAAGCCCCTGTCGCGCCCCCTGCCCGCACGCTGCGCACCCGCGTGGCGGTGGTGGGCGCGGGCGCCGCGGGGCTCGCCGCCGCGCGGGAGCTGACCGAGAAAGCCATCCCCTTCCTCCTGTTCGAGCGCGAGGACCACCTGGGCGGCCGGCTGGCCCATGGCGCTCCGGAGAAGGACGCCCCGGCCATCACGGACGCGGGCGCGCTGGCGAAGGACAGCGTCTTCACTCGCGCCACCGCGCTGGGCCTGTTCGACGACGAGGACGGGCGCTACCTCGCGGTGGGCGCCTGGGAGCCCGGCGGCGTGCGCCTCCTGAAGGTCTACGCCGAGCGCTTCCTGCTCACCCCGGGCGGCCACCCGCCCACCATTCCGTTCGAGAACAACGACCTGCCCGGCGTCTACGCGGGCCGCGCGGCCAGCCTGCTCTTGCGCCAGTACGCCGTGGCCCCGGAGGTCGCCGCGCTGGTGGGCTGGGGCGATGAGCTGCACGCGCTGGCCCGGCTGATGGAGGAGCACGGCGTCAAGGTGGCCGCGGTGGTGGACCTCCAGGGTTCACCGCCCGCGGGTGGACATCCGCTGGCGACGCGGGGCTCCGAGCCCAAGGCCCACGGCCTGCGGCACGTGAGCGCCTTCAGCTTCACCACCTCCGAAGGTGGCCGGCGGAAGGTGGACTGCGACGCGGTGCTGGTGTCCGTGCCGGTGAGCCCCAGCTTCGAGCTGGCCCGTCAGGGCGGCGCGAAGGTGACCTTCGACGCGGGACGGGGCTTGTTCCGGGTGGAGGCGGACGGCCAGGGCCGCACCGAGGCCCAGGACGTGTACGTCGCGGGAGATGTCACGGGTGGAGGCAACGCCCGGCAGGCCGCCGAGGCGGGACAGCGCGCGGCGCGGGCGCTGGTGGGAGGACTGTCATGA